The proteins below come from a single Takifugu flavidus isolate HTHZ2018 chromosome 6, ASM371156v2, whole genome shotgun sequence genomic window:
- the smox gene encoding spermine oxidase produces MQSCEISSDGTDDPLSSGPRRPRIVVIGAGLAGLAAAKTLLENGFTDVTVLEASDCIGGRVLSVQHGKPVFELGATWIHGAIGNPVYHLAQENGLLEHTTDEERSVTRISLFTKKGVSHYQTNLGRRIPKDVVEEFRDLYNEVYELTQEFFQNGKPVCAESQNSVGVFTRDLVHKKIVMDPDDSESTKKLKLCMLQQYLKVESCESSAASMDEVSLSEFGEWTEIPGAHFIIPEGFTKIVKLLAQDIPSRTICLSKPVRCIHWNYSAQHQEAVAKSGNTDLENNHNKNNHSCQPHDDALILGHPVYIECEDEEWIAADHVIVTVSLGVLKQNHETMFSPSLPEDKVLAIEKLGISTTDKIFLEFEEPFWSPDCNSIQFVWEDEDQLGQLSYPEELWYKKICSFDVLFPPERYGYTLSGWVCGQEALYMERCDEETVVETCTELLRRFTGNPNIPKPCRILRSSWGSNRFIRGSYSFTRVGSSGGDFENLATPLPYANVTKSRPLQVLFAGEATHRKYYSTSHGALLSGQREATRLIETYQDLHRAETTKPNMK; encoded by the exons ATGCAAAGTTGTGAAATTTCCTCAGACGGCACTGATGATCCTCTCAGTAGTGGCCCTCGGCGTCCTCGAATAGTAGTAATCGGTGCCGGCTTGGCTGGCCTTGCTGCAGCTAAGACCTTACTAGAGAATGGCTTCACCGATGTCACAGTTCTAGAGGCGTCAGACTGCATCGGCGGTAGAGTCCTCAGCGTTCAGCACG GAAAACCCGTTTTTGAGCTCGGAGCCACTTGGATCCATGGCGCCATCGGGAACCCGGTGTACCACCTGGCGCAGGAGAACGGGCTGCTGGAGCACACCACGGACGAAGAGAGGAGCGTGACCCGCATCAGCCTGTTCACCAAGAAGGGCGTGTCTCATTACCAGACCAACCTCGGGAGGAGGATCCCCAAAGATGTGGTGGAGGAGTTCCGGGACTTATACAATGAG GTGTACGAGCTGACTCAGGAGTTCTTCCAGAATGGGAAGCCGGTCTGCGCCGAGAGCCAGAACAGCGTCGGCGTCTTCACGCGTGACCTGGTGCACAAGAAGATTGTGATGGACCCTGATGATTCTGAGAGCACCAAGAAGCTCAAACTGTGCATGCTACAACAGTAcctcaag GTGGAGAGCTGTGAAAGCAGCGCTGCCAGCATGGATGAAGTCTCTTTGAGTGAGTTCGGTGAATGGACAGAGATCCCCGGTGCACATTTTATCATTCCTGAGGGGTTTACCAAGATCGTGAAGCTCCTGGCCCAGGACATCCCCTCCCGAACCATCTGCCTTAGCAAACCAGTCCGCTGCATCCACTGGAACTACTCGGCGCAGCATCAGGAGGCGGTTGCCAAGAGTGGCAACACCGACCTGGAaaacaaccacaacaaaaacaaccacagtTGCCAACCTCACGATGACGCGCTGATCCTGGGTCACCCCGTTTACATAGAGTGCGAGGATGAGGAGTGGATCGCCGCTGACCACGTGATCGTAACGGTATCGCTGGGCGTTCTGAAGCAGAACCACGAGACCATGTTCTCGCCATCTCTGCCCGAGGACAAAGTACTGGCCATCGAAAAGTTGGGCATCAGCACCACAGATAAGATTTTCTTAGAGTTTGAGGAGCCCTTCTGGAGCCCCGACTGCAACAGCATCCAGTTTGTGTGGGAGGACGAAGATCAGCTGGGGCAGCTGTCCTACCCCGAGGAGCTGTGGTACAAGAAGATCTGCAGCTTTGACGTCCTCTTTCCACCCGAGCGCTACGGCTACACGCTAAGCGGCTGGGTCTGTGGGCAGGAGGCGCTGTACATGGAGCGCTGTGATGAAGAAACTGTGGTGGAGACCTGCACTGAGCTCCTGAGGCGCTTCacgg GGAATCCCAACATTCCAAAGCCATGCCGCATCCTGCGCTCCTCGTGGGGCAGTAACCGCTTCATCCGAGGTTCCTACTCCTTCACCAGGGTGGGATCCAGCGGCGGGGACTTTGAGAATCTGGCCACCCCTCTGCCTTATGCCAACGTCACCAAGAGCCGG CCTTTACAGGTCCTGTTCGCTGGGGAGGCCACTCACAGAAAATACTATTCCACTTCCCATGGTGCTTTGCTCTCCGGACAGAGGGAGGCAACTCGCCTCATAGAGACGTACCAGGACTTACACAGAGCCGAAACCACAAAGCCtaacatgaaataa
- the fbxo41 gene encoding F-box only protein 41, whose protein sequence is MASLDLPYRCPRCGEHKRFRSLSSLRAHLEYNHTYETLYVLSKSNSVCDAAALLPLVAEGALLAPANNNDPFEPLRPSALKEHRFPCRELPCADDLSLTPANSNTAARYLPNVEFPLGEIFMKKAMTSADPGSHGNPSTAVAVAANVAASAVEAAYEEGLARLKARAFERLELDERLEKLSEEVEQKIAARVGRLQAELERKSSELERAKQESERLSQEKQDLEDKASELSRQVDVSVEMLANLKQDLVNKEAELNHKQQEVAQIDQFLQETAAREANAKVRLQQFIEELLDRADRAEKQLQIITSCGTTPNGSLGHCSLQASKGNGCQRNSSLSGSTRGIYQVSERHSSPSTGASRRIKSVSQGSGGYDSDSMEMHPMEECPEAQYYHMQCRLGEGGYERSPGCGGGGSRNWGLRKQAIQNWHRRPYRNSTEGEEGDMSDVASRTTESEVDMWEQERRAVAEVQQSAPPYAHHSRAGYRPNAGRPDGVYNKPCRHEKSPSKSSEVISPEILKMRAALFCIFTYLDTKTLLRAAEVCRDWRFVARHPAVWTRVLLENARISSKFLSTLSQWCTQTHSLILQNLKPRQRGKKENKEDYVKSTRGCLEEGLEAMLKATGSNLLILKISHCPNLLTDRSLWLASCYCRALQAVTYRSATDPVGQEVIWALGAGCRDIISLQVAPLHPCQQPARFSNRCLQTIGRCWPHLRALGVGGAGCGIQGLASLARNCMRLQVLELDHVSEINQEVAAEVCREGLKGLEMFVLTSTPVTPKALLHFNSVCRNLKSIVVQIGIEDYFEDPSSPEARKLFDEMVNKLQALKKRPGFSKILHVKSDSLC, encoded by the exons ATGGCCTCTCTGGACCTGCCGTACCGCTGTCCTCGCTGCGGGGAGCACAAACGCTTCCGAAGCCTCTCGTCCTTGCGCGCCCACTTGGAGTACAACCACACGTACGAGACCCTTTACGTCCTGTCCAAATCCAACAGCGTGTGCGAtgccgctgctctgctgcctctaGTGGCGGAGGGAGCGTTGCTCGCGCCCGCCAACAACAACGACCCCTTCGAGCCCCTCAGGCCGTCGGCTTTAAAGGAGCACCGCTTTCCTTGCCGCGAGCTTCCCTGTGCCGACGACTTGAGCCTCACCCCGGCTAACTCCAACACTGCAGCCAGGTACCTTCCAAATGTGGAGTTTCCCCTGGGGGAGATTTTTATGAAGAAAGCAATGACATCCGCAGACCCGGGCTCCCATGGTAACCCCAGCACAGCCGTGGCAGTGGCGGCGAACGTAGCGGCCAGTGCGGTGGAGGCGGCGTACGAGGAAGGCCTGGCCCGGCTGAAGGCTCGAGCGTTCGAGCGGCTGGAGCTGGACGAAAGGCTGGAGAAGCTGTCCGAAGAG GTGGAGCAGAAAATAGCAGCGCGTGTGGGTCGTCTGCAGGcggagctggagaggaagagctCTGAGCTGGAGCGGGCCAAGCAGGAGAGCGAGCGGCTGAGCCAGGAGaagcaggacctggaggacaaaGCCTCGGAGCTGTCCCGGCAGGTGGACGTGTCCGTGGAGATGCTCGCGAACCTCAAACAGGACCTGGTCAACAAGGAGGCGGAGCTTAACCACAAACAGCA GGAGGTCGCCCAGATCGACCAGTTCCTCCAGGAGACGGCGGCGCGCGAGGCCAACGCCAAAGTGCGGCTGCAGCAGTTCatcgaggagctgctggaccggGCGGACCGAGCCgagaagcagctgcagatcATCACCAGCTGTGGGACCACGCCCAACGGCAGCCTGGGCCACTGCAGCCTCCAGGCCTCCAAGGGCAACGGGTGCCAG AGAAACTCCAGCCTCTCTGGGAGCACGCGCGGCATCTACCAAGTGTCTGAGCGccactcctcccccagcaccGG AGCATCAAGGCGTATCAAGTCGGTCTCGCAGGGCTCTGGTGGTTACGACAGTGACAGCATGGAGATGCATCCCATGGAGGAATGTCCCGAGGCTCAGTACTACCACATGCAGTGTCGACTGGGCGAGGGGGGTTACGAGCGCTCCCCTGGATGTGGCGGAGGGGGATCGAGGAACTGGGGTCTCCGCAAACAAGCCATCCAGAACTGGCATCGCCGACCGTACAGGAACAGCACTGAGGGCGAGGAAGGAGACATGTCAGATGTGGCCTCGAGGACCACTGAGTCTGAAGTGGATATGTGGGAACAGGAAAGGAGAGCCGtggctgaggtgcagcagtCCGCTCCTCCTTATGCTCACCACAGCAGGGCAGGATATCGTCCTAATGCAG GTCGCCCTGATGGAGTCTACAATAAGCCCTGCCGCCACGAAAAGAGCCCGTCCAAATCCAGCGAGGTGATCAGTCCAGAGATCCTGAAGATGCGTGCGGCTCTCTTCTGTATCTTCACGTACCTGGACACCAAAACTCTGCTGAGAGCTGCCGAGGTCTGCCGTGACTGGAGGTTTGTGGCCCGTCACCCGGCCGTGTGGACCAGAGTGCTGCTGGAAAACGCCCGTATCTCTTCCAAG tTCCTGAGCACCCTGTCCCAGTGGTGCACTCAGACACACTCCCTCATCCTGCAGAACCTCAAGCCCAGACAGCggggaaagaaggaaaacaaggagGATTATGTGAAAAGCACACG TGGCTGCCTGGAGGAAGGCTTGGAGGCCATGCTGAAGGCCACAGGAAGTAACCTGCTGATCCTTAAGATCTCCCACTGCCCCAACCTGCTGACTGATCGCTCGCTCTGGTTGGCCAGCTGCTACTGCCGCGCTCTGCAGGCGGTGACCTACAG AAGCGCCACCGACCCTGTTGGTCAGGAGGTCATCTGGGCCCTTGGAGCAGGTTGTAGAGACATAATCTCCCTACAGGTGGCGCCCTTGCATCCCTG CCAGCAACCTGCCCGTTTCAGTAACCGATGCCTGCAGACGATCGGAAGATGTTGGCCACACCTCCGCGCTCTCGGTGTGGGCGGGGCTGGATGTGGCATTCAGGGCCTGGCCTCTTTAG CGAGGAACTGCATGCgcctgcaggtgctggagtTGGACCACGTGAGTGAGATCAACCaggaggtggcagcagaggtttGCAGAGAGGGCTTGAAAGGCCTGGAGATGTTTGTCCTCACCTCAACCCCAGTCACCCCTAAAGCCCTGCTCCACTTTAACA GCGTGTGCCGGAATCTGAAGTCCATCGTGGTTCAGATCGGTATAGAGGACTACTTTGAAGATCCCAGCAGCCCCGAGGCCAGAAAACTGTTTGATGAGATGgtcaacaagctgcag GCTCTGAAGAAGAGGCCCGGGTTCTCCAAGATCCTCCACGTGAAAAGCGACAGCCTCTGCTAA